One segment of Dolichospermum sp. DET69 DNA contains the following:
- a CDS encoding DUF928 domain-containing protein, translating into MRNSILTGLLLAGFLSLPLEVVSQTPGSSVALATPNNHNRELYNQYMREGYKKTAVRNFKAALPFFKQAEQLIPGDRYAQNAISNVQAYIGRGKLLSLSFVPTKPMRLRQGATRTGSTRSCLNAVSSLDGKNHQSELTALTAMSDTDSSQLTTSNHPTFFFYIPKTAEPIQSLEFVLRDEADEPLYTKNFKTPPQGGIFSIKVPDHSPLKLDQKYNWILSANCSNSGKQADLSLTGVIQVVKDDNLSDAIQQTSNPIEQVMLYAASGIWENAITTLADLRREKPNDPTVQNYWEQLLTSVKHLEEANIAQEPPLN; encoded by the coding sequence ATGCGAAACTCCATTCTGACAGGATTACTTCTAGCGGGGTTTCTATCTCTACCTTTAGAGGTGGTCAGTCAAACCCCCGGTTCATCTGTTGCTCTAGCTACTCCCAATAATCATAACCGTGAACTTTACAATCAGTATATGCGGGAAGGGTACAAAAAAACCGCAGTTAGAAATTTTAAAGCAGCTTTACCTTTTTTCAAGCAGGCTGAACAATTAATTCCCGGCGATCGCTATGCTCAAAATGCTATCAGCAATGTACAAGCCTACATTGGCCGGGGTAAGCTACTTAGCCTTAGCTTTGTTCCCACCAAACCCATGAGACTGAGACAAGGAGCAACCAGAACAGGATCAACAAGAAGTTGCTTAAATGCTGTTAGTAGTTTGGATGGGAAAAATCATCAATCAGAATTGACAGCCTTAACAGCTATGTCTGATACTGATAGCTCACAACTGACGACATCAAATCATCCGACATTCTTTTTCTACATTCCTAAAACTGCTGAACCAATTCAATCTCTCGAATTTGTCCTCAGAGATGAGGCTGATGAACCCTTGTACACCAAGAACTTCAAAACACCTCCCCAAGGAGGCATTTTCAGTATCAAAGTACCTGATCATAGCCCATTAAAACTGGATCAGAAATACAATTGGATTTTATCAGCAAATTGCTCTAATTCTGGCAAACAAGCAGACCTGTCCTTAACTGGTGTAATTCAGGTTGTTAAAGATGATAACCTCTCAGATGCCATCCAACAGACCAGTAATCCTATAGAGCAAGTAATGCTTTATGCTGCATCTGGAATTTGGGAAAATGCCATTACCACCTTGGCTGATTTACGTCGTGAAAAACCCAATGATCCCA